Proteins encoded in a region of the Anopheles aquasalis chromosome 2, idAnoAquaMG_Q_19, whole genome shotgun sequence genome:
- the LOC126571931 gene encoding uncharacterized protein LOC126571931, translating into MAPTVRAGNVVQASETPNFRKSMRNVTPNERYRQFIAQAQSRRSRTKAKNSEDASEVINLAADSDDATLPTTRHQATAEASPAREDRHSNVTRRTKPGRGRSVPASKKDVSEPIVLKDCFVLLTDITKATSLAERQQQQFPVLDKNVTKSRTKRKPPNTTVPPGVSPPKKPTEESIVEIIPDPPVESAPVPVQLITMTTTTKPSDATQRKRRATKENNPFGLLIVSVKRLAPALSQKALQTLHNPEQLTETIRELEATQRQPVRETNRSSSTTTTVLAKRSIPGAEKKPRITFAKSPKIIVTACPSEDSGATRDSAAAAPPIEESKLFVKPQRSVNRRKEFGMVGTALPLLLEDEDEEGDVYEFLSSSQTVETKGKEKKSKKPKTAPQPRGIKKEKADPTRKPAAAAMKPARMKRESNKQNRGKQKTNPFGCNTKDIAKVVKKIGGGPVKTDHQPVDYVVNLDIEDFFHEPPFRAGRSNDIPLQDDDSYEPPMRARSPKRATNPTLERLRNPASLPLPLTSTPAATAAGNSVRSNGTSLLPPATAVSPLNVGSPWRLQEDHIVPPSRYVPRNREMLPSYDSHQNVPAPPAIANVTERRKTDPKASLPPEVGTVVTVGTPPQPPRPSLTKNGLSPEEVLSEANFREMERMYNELKATSAMSEKLIGVMRKYKNNMRHPAGSSTDTARQYEGNMREACQKLRQWYARSMQSFNRSMHIINQIQRGVTVAGRAAACPSPLSQAQQQTVENFNQSTDHFRSMLDELRDAMNDSNDENRSPPGGQHPLPISGAGGSAPSPRNPKPAAKGTKDVIVIPERAHVTTRNPLKSLNFVPLPQHDNPLMSPLAKPMPPSPAPLRRGLQFDQTTPRTTETVESKQSSKLAVPDVIISNAEPSPAKQTSVIGITNDDVVIEDSCDEFAAADPPYDDTPEEMENVPPPPGNHSGNRSGNSTEPKNAPDVDDFFGFDEEAIEEDLSEPQITLPMPLNISAATLKKRLNAVKQLLPERPIFRERPLERSSGPTRLPTTARLLRGVFTSPDKRSTRTLHAFAASTPRALEVPPQSSDRMDSNGATAADDHQPPNVSAIETTQPPEAVNDDENDPLLGSVVLFDEPQQNTFDRSTLQRTYTRIPRRKRAKNIYLANLGLSDDEDGTVSDDALAVSSDSDAEAQAARKKKEKQKKERRKARKKPVEETKEFKQFVEEFNSMCDWVEGYEVVIE; encoded by the exons ATGGCGCCAACAGTTCGAGCTGGGAATGTTGTTCAGGCAAGTGAGACTCCAAATTTTCGGAAATCGATGCGGAATGTAACACCGAACGAAAGGTATAGGCAGTTCATAGCCCAGGCTCAGTCACGACGGTCGCGTACCAAAGCGAAGAATTCGGAAGATGCTTCCGAAGTGATAAATCTGGCGGCGGACTCGGATGACG CAACGCTACCAACAACGCGTCACCAAGCGACCGCAGAGGCCTCGCCTGCTCGTGAAGATCGTCACTCGAATGTTACAAGACGCACGAAACCTGGCCGTGGTAGAAGCGTTCCGGCCAGCAAAAAGGATGTATCCGAACCCATCGTCTTGAAAGACTGCTTCGTTCTGTTGACGGATATCACCAAAGCCACCTCGCTGGCcgaacggcaacagcagcaatttcCGGTACTCGAcaaaaatgtcacaaaatcgagaacaaaaaggaaaccgcCGAATACGACAGTTCCGCCTGGTGTATCGCCTCCAAAGAAACCGACCGAAGAGTCGATTGTGGAGATAATACCGGATCCTCCAGTTGAATCCGCACCGGTACCAGTTCAACTGAtaacaatgacgacgacgacgaagccatCGGATGCAACGCAACGTAAACGTCgagcaacgaaagaaaacaatccaTTCGGTTTGCTGATTGTGTCTGTTAAGCGGTTGGCACCAGCACTCTCACAGAAAGCCCTTCAAACGTTGCACAACCCGGAACAGCTGACCGAAACAATCCGAGAGCTTGAAGCTACCCAACGCCAACCCGTTCGTGAAACGAACCGAtcttcatcgacgacgacgacggtcctagcgaagcgaagcatccCTGGCGCTGAGAAGAAACCTCGGATTACTTTTGCCAAGTCTCCTAAAATTATTGTCACAGCATGTCCATCCGAAGATAGCGGCGCTACTCGCgatagcgctgctgctgcaccgcccATAGAGGAGAGTAAATTGTTCGTTAAACCGCAACGAAGTGTAAACAGACGCAAGGAATTTGGAATGGTTGGGACCGCTTTGCCGCTACTGTtggaggatgaggacgaggagggcGACGTTTACGAATTTCTGTCCTCCAGCCAAACGGTCGAGACGAaggggaaagagaagaaatCTAAAAAACCCAAAACGGCACCACAGCCCAGGGGGATTAAGAAGGAAAAGGCTGACCCCACGAggaaaccggcagcagcagcaatgaaaCCGGCTCGCATGAAACGAGAATCAAACAAGCAGAACcgaggaaaacagaaaacaaatccTTTCGGCTGCAATACGAAGGATATAGCcaaggtggtgaagaagatcggtggtggtccggtgaaAACCGATCACCAGCCCGTGGACTACGTCGTCAATCTGGACATCGAGGACTTTTTCCACGAACCACCATTCCGTGCCGGTCGATCGAATGACATTCCACTGCAGGATGATGACTCGTACGAGCCTCCGATGCGTGCTCGATCACCGAAACGGGCCACCAATCCGACGCTGGAACGTTTAAGGAATCCGGCCTCGCTGCCACTACCGCTAACGTCCACAccggcggcaacagcagcaggcaacagCGTAAGAAGCAACGGAACATCGTTGCTACCACCGGCGACCGCTGTTTCGCCCCTGAACGTGGGCTCACCGTGGCGCTTACAAGAAGATCACATCGTACCACCGAGTAGATATGTGCCGCGAAATCGCGAGATGTTGCCATCATACGACAGCCATCAGAACgtaccagcaccgccagcgaTCGCCAATGTAACCGAGCGCCGTAAAACGGACCCGAAAGCATCGCTACCACCGGAAGTAGGAACGGTGGTGACAGTAGGaacaccaccgcaaccaccacggCCATCACTGACGAAGAATGGTCTGTCCCCGGAGGAGGTACTAAGTGAAGCGAACTTCCGCGAAATGGAACGAATGTACAACGAACTGAAGGCGACCAGTGCCATGAGCGAGAAGCTGATTGGAGTGATGCGAAAGTACAAAAATAACATGCGTCATCCAGCAGGCTCGTCAACCGATACCGCCCGTCAGTACGAAGGCAACATGCGAGAAGCGTGCCAAAAGCTGCGCCAATGGTATGCGCGATCGATGCAATCATTTAACCGCTCCATGCACATCATCAACCAAATACAGCGCGGTGTAACGGTGGCCGGAAGGGCGGCAGCCTGCCCTTCCCCACTGTCccaggcgcagcagcaaacggtggagAACTTCAATCAAAGCACGGACCACTTCCGATCGATGCTGGATGAGCTGCGTGATGCAATGAACGATTCGAATGATGAGAACCGATCACCGCCAGGTGGACAACACCCCTTACCGATCAGTGGCGCCGGCGGCAGTGCTCCAAGTCCTCGAAATCCAAAGCCAGCGGCCAAGGGGACTAAGGATGTAATCGTAATCCCAGAGCGAGCCCACGTTACAACGAGAAACCCACTCAAGTCATTAAATTTCGTTCCATTACCACAACACGACAATCCACTCATGTCACCGCTGGCAAAACCAATGCCGCCATCACCTGCACCGCTCCGGCGAGGTTTGCAGTTTGACCAAACCACCCCACGAACCACGGAAACGGTGGAGAGCAAACAATCATCGAAGCTTGCGGTGCCTGACGTGATCATCTCCAACGCTGAACCATCACCGGCAAAGCAGACGAGCGTGATCGGCATCACAAATGACGATGTCGTAATTGAAGACAGTTGTGACGAATTTGCCGCCGCCGATCCGCCGTACGATGACACACCGGAAGAGATGGAAAAtgtgcctccaccaccgggcaATCATTCCGGGAACCGTAGTGGTAACAGCACAGAGCCTAAGAACGCTCCCGATGTGGACGATTTCTTCGGCTTCGATGAAGAAGCGATTGAAGAAGATCTTTCGGAACCACAGATCACGCTGCCGATGCCACTGAACATTTCGGCTGCCACGCTGAAGAAGCGATTGAACGCGGTAAAGCAATTGCTTCCCGAGCGACCCATCTTCCGGGAACGGCCGCTCGAGCGGTCAAGCGGTCCAACCCGGTTACCGACGACGGCGCGTTTACTGCGTGGCGTTTTCACCAGTCCCGACAAACGATCGACTCGTACGCTGCATGCCTTTGCTGCTTCGACACCTAGGGCGCTGGAAGTTCCGCCACAATCCTCCGATCGTATGGACTCGAAcggagcaacggcagcagacGATCATCAGCCACCGAATGTGTCCGCCATCGAAACCACCCAACCGCCGGAAGCAGTGAATGACGATGAAAATGACCCGcttctcggttcggttgtgctCTTTGATGAACCACAGCAGAACACGTTCGATCGTTCA ACACTCCAACGGACGTACACGCGCATTCCGCGacgaaagcgagcgaagaaCATTTATCTCGCCAACCTGGGCCTTAGTGACGACGAGGATGGTACCGTGTCTGACGATGCTCTTGCGGTGAGCTCCGATTCGGATGCGGAAGCACAGGCAGccaggaagaaaaaggagaaacagaagaaggagcGACGCAAAGCACGGAAGAAGCCGGTCGAAGAG ACTAAGGAATTCAAACAGTTTGTCGAGGAGTTCAACAGCATGTGCGACTGGGTGGAAGGGTACGAGGTGGTCATCGAGTAG